ACGCGGCAGCCAGCGGTTTCAGCAAATCGCGTTTGTACGGCGTCGAAGCGATGTTGTAATCGCCCTGTTTGGAATCCCACAGACAAAATCCGTCGTGATGTTTGGAGGTGATGACGATGTATTTTGCACCTGCGTCTTTGGCGGTGCGAACCCAGGCGCGCGCATCGTATTTGACCGGATTGAACCGTTTGACCAGCGGCGTGTATTCATCCAGCGGGATTTGCAGGTCGTTCATGATCCATTCGCCAATGCGCGGCGTTTTCTTGCCATTCCACTCTCCGGCCAGAATGGCGTACAAGCCCCAATGGATAAACATGCCGAAACGGGCTTCGCGCCACCACTTCATGCGGCGGTCGTGGTCGGCTTTGTCATCATCGAAAAAGGGCATTGAAAAGGTTGTAAGGTCGGTGGCGGCAAGGCTTGCGCCTGCGCCCATCAGTTTCAAGTAATCGCGTCGGGTCAGTTTGGAATTGATCATAATGTTCTCTCTGAAATCAGTGTTCTTGATTGCGGTTCCCACTTGTTCTGGCGCCCGAACTGGCGGCGTGATTGACAAATCCACGGCCCACCGGATAAGTTCCGACGTCAAAACAATTGGCAAATTCATGACCGGAAATACGTTTGAAATGCTTGTGGAACTCTGCCTTTCGGCGTTTCCGCAGTCAAGGTTTCCGGGCGCGTTCAGATTTTCCATGGTCGCCAGACGCTTCATCATTTCCGGTATGGTTCAGGGAGTCGGGTATCGCTTCTTTGCGATGCGAGCCGCCGCACGACATCAGGTGCATGGCACGGTTCGCAACCACCCCGATGGCCGCGTCGAAGTCGTTGCCGAAGGCGACCGCGACGCGATGGACGCCTTCAAAAACGAACTGGCGACCGGGCCCATGATGGCCGAAGTCACTGACATCGAAGAAACGGATTTGCCCGTGACCGGCCGTTATCGCGATTTTCGCATTGACCACTAACTCACATTCGGAGCACACCACTTTGAAGTCGTTGAAATAGACAAGATTTACAAGATGAACAGGATTGACTGTTTCACTGCTCAATCTTGTGAATCCTGTAAATCCTGTCGGAAAGTTTTGTGCGCTGATTCAACAAGGAGACCCGCACCCAAATGTCCGCAGATTCCACCATCGAACAAGAACTGAAAAACCTGATCCGCGAAGTGCCGGATTTTCCGAAACCTGGCATTCTGTTTTACGACATCACGACGCTGCTGAAACATCCCACGGGACTCAAAACCGCGCTGGATCAACTGACGGCCCGGTACAAAGGCCGCCCGATTGACACCGTCATCGGCATTGAATCGCGCGGCTTCATCTTTGCGCCTTATATTGCCGCAGAAATCGGCGCGGGCTTCGTGCCGGTGCGCAAACCCAAAAAGCTGCCTGCGGAAAAAGAAAGCGTTTGTTACGAACTGGAATACGGAACCGACACGCTGGAAATTCATCGCGACGCCGTCGGCAGTGGCCACAACGTCATCATCGTGGATGATTTGCTGGCCACAGGCGGCACGGCCAAAGCCGTCACGCAACTGGTTGAAAAACTCGGCGGCAATGTCGTCGGGTTGTCGTTTATGGTGGAACTGGAATTTTTGCCGGGACGCGAAAAGTTGGCTGGTTATGATGTGTTCTCGCTGGTAAGATACACCTCGTAATTTTCATAGGGCTTGTAGCTCAGGTGGATAGAGCGACTGCCTCCTAAGCAGTAGGTCGCGCGTTCGAGTCGCGCCAAGCCCATGCCAAAAGACTCAGTGAAGAAATCCTTCACTGAGTCTTTTTGTTTGTGTCTGCTTGCTTGAAGGCAATCGGCTTAAATCGCAGCCGCTCTGGCAAGTTGATTTTCAGCAGCGGCCAATTTTCGACGGATGATTCCGGACAGTTCATATTGTGCCAGAACCTCCGGCGGCAGCGTTGACGCGCCATTGATGAACCCTAGACAAACTGACGTTGCGCAATGACATTCAAACGGCTCGGCCATCTCCCATTCAGTTGAGGGATAAAAGAAGCTAAATTCTTCACCGGGTTCGATGTCCCTCAACGCCAACAACACGCCAGCTTCAACATCGAAAAACACATTGGGCTGGCAGGAATGATTAATGTACTTCAGTTCGGCAGGCAGGGGTTCGGCGTGTTCTTCATCGCCGCATTGAATAGTCCAACGCGATGCCGAAGATTGCTGCTCTGTCCAGTGAAGTTCGCTGACAACGTCTCCTGCCCGGAATGTCTTGTAGGCTACTAGGCCGGAGCCGAAATCTTTGCGAATCAGTTGATAGGGTAGCGGATTATCGAAGGGTTGGTTTTCTGAACTGTAGTTTCCGGATTTCCGGTTCGTTAGATCATTGAAAACACAGGAAGCAGCGCGATTTCTACGCAGTAG
This region of Acidobacteriota bacterium genomic DNA includes:
- a CDS encoding adenine phosphoribosyltransferase, encoding MSADSTIEQELKNLIREVPDFPKPGILFYDITTLLKHPTGLKTALDQLTARYKGRPIDTVIGIESRGFIFAPYIAAEIGAGFVPVRKPKKLPAEKESVCYELEYGTDTLEIHRDAVGSGHNVIIVDDLLATGGTAKAVTQLVEKLGGNVVGLSFMVELEFLPGREKLAGYDVFSLVRYTS
- a CDS encoding SET domain-containing protein-lysine N-methyltransferase, whose amino-acid sequence is MIRKDFGSGLVAYKTFRAGDVVSELHWTEQQSSASRWTIQCGDEEHAEPLPAELKYINHSCQPNVFFDVEAGVLLALRDIEPGEEFSFFYPSTEWEMAEPFECHCATSVCLGFINGASTLPPEVLAQYELSGIIRRKLAAAENQLARAAAI
- a CDS encoding acylphosphatase — translated: MVARRFIISGMVQGVGYRFFAMRAAARHQVHGTVRNHPDGRVEVVAEGDRDAMDAFKNELATGPMMAEVTDIEETDLPVTGRYRDFRIDH